The window GCCGTGCGAGATACAGAGGATGTGTTCAGCACTGGAGCGCCGTTCACTTCACCCCGCTCGCGATAAGCCAACGATTCAAAAGCGCATACATTTGCAACATACCTCTCTGGTCGGCAGTCGGAATATACTTCATTTGTAGCAGATAGTATTTGGCATGAAACGCCGCGCCCTCCTCTCTACACTCGGCGTCGGAGTATCAAGTCTCGCGGGCTGTACCGACAGTATATACAGTGCAGATGGACCAACGACGAGTGGTCAGTCAAACCCCCCTCAGCAGTATCCCGACGGGGCAGGACCGGACTCCATCAACTTCTCGACGCTTAGTTCGGACGATAATACGGTTTTGCACACGCCGAGGGATCACTGGGATTCGTACGCGATTATCTACAGTGAACCGCCCGGGCGTCGCCGTGTCGAAGGGAACTACTACATCAACTCATCCACCGGAGAAGTGATCTCCGACCTATGGTATGGCGCAAAGGACTATCGCAACGGCGATACGTACGCGTACGTCCAGCCTGCTAAACAAATTCCCGAACATCAGCCACGCGAGGAGTTGGAATCAGACCCACAGTTTACCTATGATAACGCCACCGACGCGTACTATCGGTATGACCGTCACTACGGACAGATAGCTCCCACGAATATTGGTCGGCACACGGATATCCTCGACTCCTACGACTGGGAGGCAACCGACACGACGACACACCACGGTGTCCCTGTCATCACGTACCAGCTATCTGATACAGAGCCTGACAACTCTCGTGTCGCGCCAGCCGTCACAGGTTCTCTCTCACTCGGCGTCGAAGATGGAATCATCTACGCGTTCGACATCACACTTGATGCGGAGGGTGAGCCCCGCTATACCTACACCGTTCGTCCAGCAGCGTTCCCGGACCACGGTTGGGTCGAGACGGCCCGGACGGTCGCCGCTGCGAGTAAATCCGCCAATAGTAGTACGTAATCCAGACGACGGCACGCGCACCTCTGTTTGGCAGAGAGTTAGTGACCGATACGCACCCTGTATTCAGCAGGCAGTGAGCAAGCCTCTCGACAGCTGTCAGTAACGGAGTGCGAGATACAGAGGATGAGTCTAGCACGGTGAGAGCCACCTATTCAAAAGTGTACAGCTGAATAATCCTCTAAACTCTCGCTTTTAACGCGAATCAAGTGAAATAGAGCATCGCTACAAACGCGAGGAATATGAGAAGTATTACGACTATGAGCCAGGGGCTATCCGAACCCTTACTCGACTCGTCGAGAGGAATGAGTGGTCCGCTATCCATGCGGAATAATATCAGAGAAGTCAATAATATGTTTCGGTGATTTCAGTTTGCTATGATCGGGAGAACGTTCTTTAGGAGGAGTACTCTCTACGGAAGATACGCGCCCTCTATTCAGCACAACCGCTGAAACCTACCCATCTCTTGTCAGAAAGCGCGTGCTGAATAGAGAGGGTGTATTCATCGAATGGGAGGGAACACATATACTCTCATACACGAAATTAGGAAGTAAGAAATGTGGTAACAATGGGCAAACAGAACTCAGTTCTTCGAAGATGGGTGGGTACCTCTGCCCGTGACGGACAAGTCCTCCCGATTACTCAATGGGTCGCGCGCTTCATTATCCCGTTTCTAGCCGCGGCGTTTCTGGTCCTCTACGGACTGCCCGATCAGACCACTACATACTTCGCGTGGACCATCAGGCCCGAAATGACGCCAATCATCATGGGCGCAGGCTATGGGGCAGGTGTGTATTTCTTCTATCGAGTTTCCACCGTCGACAAGTGGCACACGGTCGCCCCGGTTTTCCTCGGGATTGCTACCTTCACCTGGTTGATGGCTATCGCCACCGTGCTCCATTGGGAAAACTTCAACCACAGTCACTTCACGTTCGACCTCTGGGTCTTCCTCTACGCAGTCACCCCCGTCCTCATTCCAGCGATTTGGGCAATCAATCGACGGACCAATTCCGAGGAACTAACAGGAAGTAAGCCCCGTCTGCCACAAGCGGTGCGGGTGCTCGGTGGTGGTGTCGGAGTTCTCCTCACAGTCAGTGCTATCGGCCTGTTCGTCGCCCCGGAACTCATGATTGGTGGGTGGCCATGGACCGTCTCTCCTTTCACGGCGCGAATTTTGGCGGGATGGTTTGCGCTCTTTGGTGTCGTCAACGGTGTCGTCGTACTCGATCCACGCTGGAGCGCCGCACGAATACTGATCCAAAGTCAAATACTTGGCTTCACGTTGGTGCTGATCGGTGTCGTCCGTGTCTGGGCTAACTTCGACCCGTCGAACGTGCTGACGTGGGGTGTCGTCGGAGGGATGGCGCTGTATTTGATCGCCATACTTCTCCTATATCTCGGGATGGAAACTCGCTGAACGCCTCTCAGATGGCATCGTCTCGTGTTGATGGATACGCGCCCTCTATTCAGCACACCCGCGTTAAATTATGCCTTCACTCAGTGCTGCCGTGTAGTTCGTGATTCACGGAATACTGGAATATGGACTGTAAGCCATCCCGAACTTCTTCTACCTCCGAGTAGCGCGTCCCACCACCCATACAAACAGGATTCACTTAACCAACGAGGCTTTGCTATTGGCGTCTGTGTTGGTTAATACGGCAGTGGCCCATATTCAAACCCAAACGCCACCTCAAGACGTACCAGACGATATCGGTGAACTATCGCTAGTCTGTCTACTCGCGCTTTGGGGCAAGTGATGCGAATCACTGGATTCAGGGCGTGTATTGAATTTGGTAGGTGTGGCACTAGTTCCGGTCATGCTACGTATCATCCTCACCATCGTCTGCCTCACAGAACTCCTCACACCAAAAGGACTCATCAGTGCTGCAGAAAAACTTGCACTCGACAATTCAGGCGAATGCGAGTACAAATCTTGGGTCATCCCCGGCGCCCGGATTGAGGGACTGCTCTTCTTATTCTTCATGTGGCGAAGCGACACCACATACGCCACATTCAAAGAATTCCTTGGCATCATCGGCCTCCTTGCGTTTCTCTTCCCACGGGCGTATGTCGACTATGGCTCTGAGTTAGCCTACGCAGATGCTTCCAACTGTGAATGGAAACCGTGGGTGTACGCAGGCACCCGACTCGTCGGCCTCCTCTATATCGGAATTGCACTCAGAGAACTACTCAGAGAGTGACTTCAGAATTGTTGGCAGCAATCTCCATTATTATAACGCCGCTTGCTTTCAGGATAGCTCGCCTGACGCGCACCAGTGCTCCGTAGAAAATGAAGGGGCCTGCTTTTTGCTCGATGAATTAGTATGTGAATCTATGGCACACATCCTCACTGTGTACGCGACTGGTGAGGGACAGACCGCAAAAATAGCCGAGCGCATCGACGCTGAATTCAGAGACCGCGGCCACGAGACGACGACGGTGAACGTAAAGGAGATTGACGCAGATTTCAATATCGACGACTTTGACGCCGTACTGGTTGGAGCGTCGATCCACATGGGCAAACAGCAGAAGGCGGTCCGCAAATTCGCCAAAGCGAACCGCGACGCGCTGGCGACAAAGCTGAACGGCTTCTTTCAAGTCTCGGGATCGTCCGGGGCGGGAACCGAGGAAGGCGCGGCGGAGGCAGCGCGATACGTCGACGAGTTCATCGAAGCCACAGATTGGCATCCAGATCGAATCGGTCTATTCGGCGGCGCACTACGGTTCTCAGAGTACGGCTTCCTGATGCGCGCACTCGTCAAATTCGTCGCCCGAACAGACTCATCGGGAACGAACCCCCTGGCCGACGTCGAGTACACAGACTGGGAGGAGGTCGAGATGTTCGCCGACGAGTTCGCGACGTTCGTCGAGCAACGGTTCGGTGAGACTGCCGAAGCAAGCTAAAAACGACCGTCCTATTCGTGGTCGTCGGTAGACCGTTGCCAGTCGAAAAGTGCCGAATTCGTATTCGCACAGCCGGAGATACCAAAGATGCCAGCATCGGCACCTGCCTGTTCGACGCCAGCGGAGACACGGTTAATTTGCCAGTCGACGTCGTGACCGGTCTCTAGCTCATGGTCGTTGAGAGCGACGCGTGCACGACCGAGATTTGGGAATGATTCGTCGAACGTGCAGTCACGACACTCAACCACGACGTTTCCCTCGTCCATACCACTCGTTTGGCCCTGAGCGACGAAAACGCTCCGGTTGGCTCGATTAGGTCGTACAGTCGGCTCTCGCAGCTACAAGAGGACATCTCGAATCTGTAGATTCTATAGACACACAAGGCGAGTACCTCGGGGCCGTCCGAGACACGTCACTCAACTCTACTGGAATCGGGCTCGGGTTGCTCGGTGCCCACCTCGTTGGTGGTCGCCGACTGTACATCGAGTAGTTCGACTGTACCACGGGTGCCGTCAATGCGGATACGTTGCCCGGTTCGAATCTGCTTTGTTGCTTCTGGGACAGAGACGACAGCGGGCAGCCCATATTCTCGAGCGACAAGCGCACCGTGACTAACGGGGCCACCAACTTCTGAGACGAGCCCGGCGGCATTCAGAAACAACGGTGTCCACCCGGGGTCGGTCGAGGGCGCTACGAGTATCTCGCCTCGTTCCACCGTCGTGACTTTGGGGTCACGGATGATACGGGCTACTCCCTCGACGACGCCAGATGAGACGCCAGTCCCAACCAGCGCCCCCTCGGGAACCGTTCCGCGATCCACGTGACCGCGAACGGCTTCCCCCTCGCTCGTCAACACGGGCGGGGCGTCCACGCCGACATCACGTGCGTGTTCCCGACGGCGGGCAGCGATATCGACGTTGACGTCTTTGCCATCAAGTGCGGCGAACAGTTCGTCTCGGCGGAGATACCAAACGTCGTCCGGTCGGTTGAGTCGATCCTCAGCGGCGAGCAGTTCCCCAGCATCCAGCAGTGCCGTCCGCCACACGGTGAACGCTCGGGCGGCGGCCTGTTTGGGGTACTCCCGGAGGTAGACCGTGTCGCGATACGTGCGGATGAGCCAGCGGACATAGCGGCGGCGGAGCGGCCCCAAAAGGCCGTAATCGGCAAGCGATTCAAGACGCACAGCGGCCGCTTCCGCTTCGGACTCGAGATGTCGGATACGTTCACGGTGGTCGCCCACCTCCTCATCCGTCAAGTTCGCCTGGACAACGGCGTGGAGCATTGACGGGTCTTCGGACCAACGTGGCCTGCTGAGATCGATCTCGCCGGTGCTGCGGTGGCCAAACTCGTCGAGGAAACCGTCGAACGCCTCAACGAACGCCTCACCACCCTTCACTTTCTCGAGGTCAGTGAGGGAGGCACCATCACGGAGGGCCGCGGCGACCTGTGGGTGGCCTCGGGCGACGTCGGCGAGGTCGCCGAGGCCGAGGTTGATCCGAGTGACGACATCGCGTTCGAACCCTCGGCCGACTGCGTTCACGTCGTCGGCGTGGTCGGGGAACGTTCGCATGAGCCAGCCACCGAGTGTGAACGCTAGGAACAACGGGCTGATTCGTGGGTAAGCCTCACGGAGAATGCGCCCGATATCGATGGCCTCGAACACGGCGCGAGCTCGGCCTTCGGTGGTCTCACTGTCGGTGACCTCTCCGACAAACAGGTCGCCCAAGCGATCCCAGGACTCGTCGGGGGTGGGCCCACGGCCGGCCAGCGCACCAAAGACGTTCCAAATGATGCGCGGGATTGCGGGGCCGACCAGTAGGGCCACTCGCCCGGCCGTGGCGACGTATCCCGGGAGCGCGCCGATCGTGACGCCACGGGACTCGAACTCCTTTGATCGTCGCGACACAATTTCGTCGAGACCGGCAGAGATGGGTTCGTTTATCGCGGCGATTCGCTCGATTAACCCAGATTGGAGGCCAGGATGGCGTAGGAACGAGGTGATGTCGATAAAGACCCGCCCTCCGGCCTCGACTGTCGGGTTACTGAGGCCGGCGGCAGAGAGCGCGTTTCCGGTGTAGGTTCGCCAGATGTCTCGGACAAGCGGTGGCATCGCCTCCGGCATCGCTTGCATGTGACCCATACTGATGTAGACGTGGAGGCGCTCGTCGACGGGCAACGGCGACGGACGCGGGAACAACGACGTGATAGGACGCGATTGCAGGAGCACGAACTGGCCGTCGACGAGCGCCCACTCGATATCCTGTGGTGCCCCGAGGAGCCGTTCAGCCCGTTCGCCGAGTCCGACGAGCGTGCGAAGCTGGTCGTCGGTGAGTACACGCGACTCCCGTCGATCCGGAGAGAGTTCGATCCGCCTGGTTCCACCCGTTTCGACGGGGCGCCTTCCTACGGGTTCGATACGTCGTGTGTTCTCGCCCGTAATGGTGTCTCTTTGTAACTCGACGGCGATCGTCTTCGTGCTAATCGTGTACTCCACTACCTCATCGGTCTGGGTGTTCACGAGCGCGTGGTCGGGCGTGACGTCCCCGGCAACGATGCTCTCCCCGAGACCGAAGCTCGCATCGATCGATGCGATGTGTCGGTTCCCAGTTGCGGGGTCCGTGGTGAAGAGGACGCCAGCGGCCTCAGCGTCGACCATCGGCTGGACGACGACGGCCATTTGCACATCGCCGTGGGCGATTTCGTTGTGCGCCCGGTAGGCGACCGCTCGGTCGGTAAAGAGACTGGCCATGCAATCGCGGACGCGGTTGAGGACAGCTTCGTTTTCAACGCCAAGGAACGTCTCGTGCTGACCGGCAAACGACGCGCTTGGCAGATCCTCAGCTGTGGCGCTCGACCGGACGGCGAAAGAAGCTGTATTCTCGAACGATGCCGTCGCGTCGGTGATTGCCGTCTCAATAGACGCATCGAATTTACGACTCTCGAGGAGCGACCGAAGGTCGGCGGCGACTGCAGTGAGTGTGTTGGTCTCGGTCGAGTCAAGTGCATCGAGGTGATCGATTGCGTCTCGAATCTGTGGTGAATCGACGAGCGCCTCGTATGCAACGGTCGTGACAACGAATCCTTGTGGGACGGGGAGGCCAGCCTGTGCTAGCGCAGCTAGGTTTGCGCCCTTGCCACCAGCGACACCACTATCTTCGGCGTCTAAGTCGTGGAACCACCGTATGATACCGTTGTTTGATGGCTCAGACATCGTGATTCAGAGTGTATTGATACGCACCGTGTACGCATAACAATAGTGACAATATGAGCGAGCCACCCACTCGATCGACGTCGAAACAAAGGGCAGTCCGTAGTGTCGACACATGATAATTGGATAAATGGTTAGGTAGAACAAACGACGTTGTTCACGACCTGGTTGTCGTCCGAATCGTTGACCCGGCCCTGACGGTGACGCTCAAGCCACAGTGTTTGTGCCCGAGGGCGAACTCCGACGTCCTCACTGAGTCAACGTTCGAGGAGATGTTCGCGCGCTGGCCAGACGCCGAGTCGCTCGTTGCACCTCCTCTTTTGCAGAAATACCTATGAGAGCAACAGTAGAACACCTGAGCATCGAAGGGTGGAGTATCGTCGACGTCGGTGAGTACAGTTCGGTCAACGAAGCGGTGAGCGCCACCGCTGCGCAGGACCCCGTAGTCTACGTGCTGTCCAACGGTGTCCATCACCTCGACGAGGAGCTGCACTTCGACGAGCGGGCCGGCGTGGCGGTCGTCGGCAGGCCTGACGCGACACTCCGAGTCACCGACCCTGAGATGAGTCGGGCGCTCACCTTCGTCGGCACGGAACG of the Haloprofundus salilacus genome contains:
- a CDS encoding DUF7542 family protein, which translates into the protein MDEGNVVVECRDCTFDESFPNLGRARVALNDHELETGHDVDWQINRVSAGVEQAGADAGIFGISGCANTNSALFDWQRSTDDHE
- a CDS encoding flavodoxin domain-containing protein produces the protein MAHILTVYATGEGQTAKIAERIDAEFRDRGHETTTVNVKEIDADFNIDDFDAVLVGASIHMGKQQKAVRKFAKANRDALATKLNGFFQVSGSSGAGTEEGAAEAARYVDEFIEATDWHPDRIGLFGGALRFSEYGFLMRALVKFVARTDSSGTNPLADVEYTDWEEVEMFADEFATFVEQRFGETAEAS
- a CDS encoding PEP/pyruvate-binding domain-containing protein → MSEPSNNGIIRWFHDLDAEDSGVAGGKGANLAALAQAGLPVPQGFVVTTVAYEALVDSPQIRDAIDHLDALDSTETNTLTAVAADLRSLLESRKFDASIETAITDATASFENTASFAVRSSATAEDLPSASFAGQHETFLGVENEAVLNRVRDCMASLFTDRAVAYRAHNEIAHGDVQMAVVVQPMVDAEAAGVLFTTDPATGNRHIASIDASFGLGESIVAGDVTPDHALVNTQTDEVVEYTISTKTIAVELQRDTITGENTRRIEPVGRRPVETGGTRRIELSPDRRESRVLTDDQLRTLVGLGERAERLLGAPQDIEWALVDGQFVLLQSRPITSLFPRPSPLPVDERLHVYISMGHMQAMPEAMPPLVRDIWRTYTGNALSAAGLSNPTVEAGGRVFIDITSFLRHPGLQSGLIERIAAINEPISAGLDEIVSRRSKEFESRGVTIGALPGYVATAGRVALLVGPAIPRIIWNVFGALAGRGPTPDESWDRLGDLFVGEVTDSETTEGRARAVFEAIDIGRILREAYPRISPLFLAFTLGGWLMRTFPDHADDVNAVGRGFERDVVTRINLGLGDLADVARGHPQVAAALRDGASLTDLEKVKGGEAFVEAFDGFLDEFGHRSTGEIDLSRPRWSEDPSMLHAVVQANLTDEEVGDHRERIRHLESEAEAAAVRLESLADYGLLGPLRRRYVRWLIRTYRDTVYLREYPKQAAARAFTVWRTALLDAGELLAAEDRLNRPDDVWYLRRDELFAALDGKDVNVDIAARRREHARDVGVDAPPVLTSEGEAVRGHVDRGTVPEGALVGTGVSSGVVEGVARIIRDPKVTTVERGEILVAPSTDPGWTPLFLNAAGLVSEVGGPVSHGALVAREYGLPAVVSVPEATKQIRTGQRIRIDGTRGTVELLDVQSATTNEVGTEQPEPDSSRVE